The Niastella koreensis GR20-10 genome includes a window with the following:
- a CDS encoding chloride channel protein: protein MDHTAKHSHNRIPISVSLDETMSQNDMNQVQAGNKKRLAIMSGFAVAVAICISFIAKGLVYLINLFTNLAFNHTWSLAPGNPGGHHYGAFVIIIPAIGGLIVGLMALYGSKAIRGHGIPEAMEQILTNDSKIRPSITYLKPLSSAISIGTGGPFGAEGPIIATGGALGSTIGQLFRISAYERKILLTAGATAGMSAIFGSPVAAIFLAIELLLFEFSPRSIIPVALACITGAAGHHLLFEAGPVFPSPVLQAPGNMALITYSIIGIVIGLLAAGVTKIVYLIEDAFEKLPIHWAWWPAIGGLAVGIVGYFAPYTLGVGYENITHVLSGQMTLQLIVSLAVMKFISWAIALGSGTSGGTLAPLLTIGGATGAALGIAAMAIFPQAGVNVSMAALIGMSAMFAGASRALLTSIIFAIETTGQENALLPLLASCIAAYIVSYFLMEHTIMTEKIARRGVKTPDIYQPDVLDKITVEQVLSDATVINGDTSIKEVRSWLEEQKDQQRNYYIVVNNEGIFKGLVSASNLFSMHHEITEPIETLIKRKATVISPRNTLKTAVQLMASENVDVLPVVDRTNNSVLGVLSYKDILSGYRQMAEEGQGTITISLKRRTLKMLVHGKKGMAVLKPTPKKEADV from the coding sequence ATGGATCACACAGCTAAACATTCACACAATCGTATCCCCATCTCTGTATCGCTCGACGAAACAATGAGCCAGAACGACATGAACCAGGTGCAGGCAGGTAATAAAAAAAGACTGGCCATCATGTCGGGGTTCGCAGTAGCAGTAGCCATTTGCATCAGTTTTATTGCAAAGGGACTGGTATACCTTATTAACCTTTTCACCAATCTTGCCTTTAATCATACCTGGTCGCTGGCGCCCGGTAATCCCGGCGGCCATCATTATGGCGCTTTTGTAATAATTATTCCAGCTATTGGTGGCCTTATCGTAGGCCTGATGGCCCTTTATGGCTCCAAAGCTATCCGCGGTCACGGTATTCCCGAAGCCATGGAGCAGATCCTTACCAACGACAGTAAGATAAGACCCAGCATCACTTACCTGAAACCATTGTCATCGGCCATTTCCATTGGTACCGGTGGCCCGTTTGGCGCCGAAGGACCGATCATTGCAACCGGCGGCGCCCTGGGTTCTACCATCGGCCAGCTCTTTCGCATAAGCGCTTATGAAAGAAAGATCCTGCTTACCGCAGGTGCAACAGCTGGTATGTCGGCCATCTTCGGCAGCCCGGTAGCGGCTATCTTTCTGGCCATTGAATTATTGTTATTTGAATTTTCACCCCGTTCAATTATACCGGTAGCATTAGCTTGTATTACCGGTGCAGCCGGCCATCATTTGTTGTTTGAAGCCGGACCTGTTTTTCCCTCACCGGTATTACAGGCGCCCGGCAATATGGCGCTGATCACCTATAGTATAATAGGTATTGTTATTGGTCTGTTAGCTGCGGGCGTTACCAAAATAGTTTACCTTATCGAAGATGCATTTGAAAAGCTGCCCATCCATTGGGCCTGGTGGCCGGCTATTGGCGGTTTGGCCGTAGGTATTGTAGGGTATTTTGCGCCATATACATTGGGTGTTGGGTACGAAAATATCACCCATGTGTTATCAGGTCAAATGACCTTACAGCTGATCGTATCGCTGGCAGTGATGAAATTTATTTCCTGGGCCATTGCATTGGGCAGTGGAACATCAGGTGGCACTCTCGCGCCTTTATTAACTATTGGAGGGGCTACCGGTGCCGCACTGGGTATTGCCGCCATGGCCATCTTTCCGCAGGCAGGCGTAAACGTTTCCATGGCCGCATTAATAGGCATGTCGGCCATGTTTGCCGGCGCCTCCCGGGCCTTGCTTACCTCCATCATTTTCGCCATAGAAACCACTGGTCAGGAAAATGCTTTACTGCCTTTGCTGGCGAGTTGTATTGCCGCCTATATTGTATCGTATTTCTTAATGGAGCATACGATCATGACCGAAAAGATCGCACGTCGCGGCGTTAAGACCCCGGATATTTATCAGCCCGATGTGCTGGATAAGATCACGGTAGAACAGGTATTATCCGATGCTACGGTGATTAATGGGGATACCAGCATTAAAGAAGTAAGAAGCTGGCTGGAAGAACAAAAAGACCAGCAGCGCAATTATTATATCGTGGTGAACAATGAAGGCATTTTCAAAGGTCTCGTAAGCGCCTCCAACCTGTTCAGCATGCACCACGAGATCACCGAACCTATTGAAACGCTCATAAAAAGAAAAGCCACAGTGATCTCTCCCCGTAATACACTTAAAACAGCCGTGCAGCTAATGGCTTCTGAAAATGTAGATGTATTGCCTGTGGTTGACCGCACCAACAACAGCGTGCTGGGAGTATTGTCATACAAAGATATTTTGTCGGGTTACCGGCAAATGGCCGAAGAAGGCCAGGGTACCATCACGATCTCGTTAAAAAGAAGAACATTGAAAATGCTTGTACATGGTAAAAAAGGCATGGCGGTACTGAAACCCACGCCTAAAAAAGAAGCAGACGTTTAA
- a CDS encoding Crp/Fnr family transcriptional regulator, whose protein sequence is MPYNSCDLTSCFLCTHCLSDWKELIAIKKKTLHLKKGTLIFKEGNPVEGIYFITAGSVKVHKQWGEQRELIVRFAKAGDVLGHRGFGATQVFPVSATCLEDVKVCYIPYSFLQATLQTNPVFTYRLLQEYAVELQTAEKRMRDLALMEVKSRIAQALLEIANLFGTDEEKYISIPISRQDIASYAGTTYETVFKLFTNLVAEDIITSTGKRIKINNTIALQKLVNEPNTE, encoded by the coding sequence ATGCCTTACAATTCATGCGACCTGACCAGTTGCTTTTTATGTACACATTGTTTATCAGATTGGAAAGAGCTTATCGCAATCAAAAAGAAGACGTTACACCTGAAAAAAGGCACGCTGATCTTTAAAGAAGGCAACCCGGTTGAGGGTATTTATTTTATAACTGCAGGCTCGGTAAAAGTGCACAAACAATGGGGTGAACAACGGGAGCTGATTGTTCGCTTTGCCAAAGCAGGTGATGTGTTGGGACATCGCGGTTTTGGTGCTACCCAGGTATTTCCGGTTTCAGCTACCTGCCTTGAAGACGTAAAAGTTTGTTATATCCCCTACAGTTTTCTACAAGCAACCTTACAAACCAATCCTGTATTTACCTATCGCTTATTGCAGGAATATGCTGTTGAACTGCAAACTGCGGAGAAACGCATGCGCGACCTTGCTTTAATGGAAGTAAAAAGCAGAATTGCCCAGGCATTGCTTGAAATAGCTAATCTGTTTGGAACCGACGAAGAAAAATACATCAGCATACCCATCAGCCGGCAGGACATTGCCTCCTATGCAGGCACCACCTACGAGACTGTTTTTAAATTATTTACCAATCTCGTAGCCGAAGACATCATTACTTCCACCGGTAAGCGGATAAAAATAAATAATACGATTGCCTTGCAAAAACTGGTAAACGAACCTAATACCGAATAA
- a CDS encoding LytR/AlgR family response regulator transcription factor produces MIKCIAIDDEQPARELIATHLSNLPDFELQASFDNALDGFNFLQKNAVDLVFLDIQMPRVSGLELIRSLKVCPTIILTTAYREYAVEAFELDVMDYLLKPITRERFMKSISRFHFYNNAPVEKPAIPDSFDTAYIFLKIGKGQTKIFLKDILYIEGLKDFIKVHTPQKVFVASERLSYMEDKLPENKFARVHKSYIIALEKITSVQTEQVLITDISIPVGRVYKNEFLKKMSYL; encoded by the coding sequence ATGATAAAATGTATTGCTATAGACGATGAACAACCGGCCAGGGAATTGATAGCGACGCATCTCAGCAACCTGCCCGATTTTGAGCTGCAGGCCTCATTTGACAATGCATTGGATGGTTTTAACTTTTTACAAAAGAATGCTGTTGACCTGGTTTTCCTGGATATTCAAATGCCCAGGGTCTCAGGACTGGAACTGATCCGCTCATTAAAGGTTTGCCCCACGATCATCCTTACCACTGCTTACCGCGAATATGCGGTAGAAGCGTTTGAACTGGATGTTATGGATTATTTGTTGAAACCAATTACCCGGGAACGGTTTATGAAATCCATTTCGCGGTTCCATTTTTATAATAACGCGCCGGTAGAAAAACCCGCCATTCCCGACAGCTTTGATACAGCCTATATTTTTCTGAAAATCGGAAAAGGACAAACAAAGATCTTTCTGAAAGACATTCTATATATTGAAGGGCTGAAAGATTTTATAAAAGTGCATACCCCGCAGAAAGTATTTGTGGCCTCGGAAAGACTAAGTTATATGGAAGATAAACTGCCCGAGAACAAATTTGCACGCGTGCATAAATCATATATCATCGCACTCGAAAAAATAACCAGTGTACAAACAGAACAGGTACTGATAACAGACATATCAATACCTGTTGGGAGAGTGTATAAAAACGAGTTCCTGAAAAAAATGTCTTACTTATAA
- a CDS encoding DUF1624 domain-containing protein — MKRVYNIDVLRGIVMIIMALDHVRDMLHVTAITQQPTDLNTTTPVLFFTRWITHLCAPTFVFLSGVSAWLSMKRTNDVRASRLFLLKRGLWLILLEFTLVGFGLWFDVHFTLFIFNVIGAIGVGFMVLALLIARSPKTIAILGLCILFLHNLAPLVPGDDHSLFKQLLMPLFSPAAYPLGHGRLFIIGYPPIPWLGIMLLGFAGGRLFELETITAPSCKPQASSNTPLRGSRKQRSLFLRIGIAAIGLFILLRVINVYGDPVRWAQQKNGLFTVLSFINVTKYPPSLQFSLLFLGIMFLIAAAIANVKNKWTELVCVYGKVPLFYFVLHWYLLHPLVFAMVLLQGFKSSEMVFGFNFGRPKSGSGLPLWAIYVVWIAIVTAMYPLCKWYGRYKERNKGKMWVRLL; from the coding sequence ATGAAAAGAGTGTATAACATAGATGTACTCAGGGGAATAGTGATGATCATTATGGCCCTGGACCATGTAAGGGACATGTTGCATGTCACTGCAATTACCCAGCAGCCCACTGATTTAAACACAACCACGCCTGTTTTATTTTTTACGCGCTGGATCACCCATTTGTGTGCGCCCACCTTTGTTTTTCTTTCGGGCGTATCGGCCTGGCTTTCTATGAAGCGGACAAACGATGTGCGTGCTTCGCGGCTGTTTTTATTGAAGAGAGGATTGTGGCTGATTCTGCTGGAGTTTACCCTGGTTGGGTTTGGGCTATGGTTCGATGTTCATTTTACCTTATTTATCTTCAATGTAATTGGCGCCATTGGCGTGGGGTTTATGGTGCTGGCTTTGTTGATCGCTCGCTCGCCCAAAACAATTGCCATCCTGGGCCTGTGCATTTTGTTCCTGCATAACCTGGCGCCACTGGTGCCCGGCGATGACCATTCCCTTTTTAAACAACTGCTGATGCCATTGTTTTCGCCTGCAGCTTATCCATTGGGCCATGGCAGACTATTTATTATCGGTTATCCGCCCATCCCCTGGCTGGGAATAATGCTGTTAGGCTTTGCGGGTGGCCGTTTGTTTGAGTTGGAAACAATAACAGCTCCAAGCTGCAAGCCGCAAGCTTCAAGTAATACACCTCTGCGCGGCAGCCGAAAGCAGCGGTCGTTATTTTTAAGGATAGGTATTGCGGCCATTGGATTGTTTATCCTGCTGCGGGTTATAAATGTATATGGAGACCCTGTACGTTGGGCGCAGCAAAAGAATGGCTTGTTTACGGTGCTCTCCTTTATAAATGTAACCAAGTATCCACCGTCATTGCAGTTTAGCCTGTTGTTTTTAGGTATTATGTTCCTGATAGCGGCTGCCATTGCGAACGTAAAAAATAAGTGGACGGAATTGGTTTGTGTGTATGGCAAAGTGCCGCTGTTTTATTTTGTGCTGCACTGGTATCTTCTACATCCGCTTGTTTTTGCAATGGTATTGCTGCAGGGTTTTAAAAGTTCCGAGATGGTTTTTGGATTCAATTTCGGGCGGCCGAAATCAGGCAGCGGATTGCCGCTTTGGGCTATTTATGTAGTATGGATCGCCATTGTAACGGCCATGTACCCACTTTGCAAATGGTATGGGCGTTACAAGGAAAGAAATAAAGGAAAAATGTGGGTACGGCTATTATAG
- a CDS encoding nuclear transport factor 2 family protein, which produces MTTQQAIMTTQEVAARFNELAQQEKWFQIQEELFAGNVKSIDPVNSPYMGYAEGKEAVRQKGEEFVSRITDLHRAYTSEPIVTGNHFAVTRELEITVQPHGRIQMNEIMLYEVKDGQIISEQFFY; this is translated from the coding sequence ATGACAACGCAACAAGCCATCATGACCACACAGGAAGTAGCCGCCCGTTTTAATGAACTGGCCCAGCAGGAAAAATGGTTCCAGATCCAGGAGGAGCTATTTGCCGGCAATGTAAAAAGCATAGATCCCGTCAATTCTCCTTATATGGGCTATGCCGAAGGAAAAGAAGCGGTTCGCCAAAAGGGCGAGGAATTTGTGAGCCGCATTACCGACCTGCACCGGGCTTATACCAGCGAGCCGATAGTTACCGGTAACCATTTTGCGGTGACAAGGGAATTGGAAATAACAGTGCAACCTCATGGCAGAATTCAAATGAACGAGATCATGCTGTATGAAGTAAAGGACGGCCAGATAATTTCAGAGCAGTTTTTTTATTAA
- a CDS encoding response regulator produces the protein MIEETVAILYIDDDQDDLMIFGDSMGKLYPGITVITAESGEEGMAMLKNMEQDGQPFPALVVLDMNMPRMDGRQVLQEIKRKWDEIPVVIFTTSSNQADIEFCKRFSTECITKPMNYKNLNNTIQLLVSHSKVPIS, from the coding sequence ATGATAGAGGAAACAGTTGCTATATTGTACATCGACGATGACCAGGATGATCTGATGATCTTTGGTGATTCCATGGGGAAGCTATATCCTGGCATAACTGTTATCACGGCCGAAAGCGGTGAAGAGGGTATGGCCATGCTTAAAAACATGGAGCAGGACGGACAGCCTTTTCCTGCACTTGTTGTACTGGATATGAACATGCCGCGGATGGATGGCCGGCAGGTACTGCAGGAAATAAAACGCAAATGGGATGAAATCCCGGTAGTGATCTTCACCACCTCCAGCAACCAGGCTGATATTGAATTTTGTAAAAGGTTCAGTACCGAATGCATTACCAAACCCATGAACTATAAAAATTTGAATAACACCATCCAGTTGCTGGTAAGCCATAGTAAAGTGCCCATCAGCTAA
- a CDS encoding sensor histidine kinase, translating to MRKQNKGIIFNLIFWLLYFLYEWFGLAALSGAYRLYFVNACMALPLSFIISYLTVHVFIKKFYNKGERLKFWFCQITVTLVLLLIRRNINYYIIYPQVYPAAQKVPLLSFGKLIVELVNLYLITGVYALFYFVQSWYEEKQKAQTLLQQKTEAELELLKSQVQPHFIFNALNNIYSAALKTSPETANLVAHLSSFLNYNLYEAKQPFVLLTSEIAYLRHYIELQKNRYGSKLDASINIYGEINELYIAPLLLLPLVENSFKHGIANSIGSGWIRIEVVRQEDQFSIKIENSVEEKTEPAGQINGGIGIKNVRQRLQLIYPGSHEWKVVEGAHSYLVIIKLMTHK from the coding sequence ATGCGAAAACAAAACAAGGGAATTATTTTCAATCTGATCTTCTGGCTGCTGTATTTTTTATACGAGTGGTTTGGGTTGGCTGCCCTGTCGGGTGCATACAGACTGTATTTTGTAAATGCCTGCATGGCCCTGCCTTTATCGTTTATTATCTCATATCTCACGGTGCATGTTTTTATAAAGAAATTTTATAATAAAGGCGAGCGGTTAAAATTCTGGTTTTGCCAGATAACGGTTACGTTGGTGCTGTTGCTGATAAGGCGAAACATAAACTACTATATAATTTATCCGCAGGTTTACCCCGCAGCGCAAAAAGTACCTTTGCTCTCCTTCGGCAAATTAATCGTAGAGCTGGTGAACCTGTACCTGATCACAGGCGTGTATGCCCTGTTTTATTTTGTACAGTCGTGGTACGAAGAAAAGCAGAAAGCCCAAACCCTGCTGCAACAAAAAACAGAGGCTGAACTGGAGTTGTTAAAATCGCAGGTACAACCGCATTTCATTTTCAATGCCCTGAACAACATCTATTCAGCCGCTTTAAAAACAAGCCCGGAAACGGCAAACCTGGTGGCACATTTATCAAGCTTTTTGAATTACAACCTGTATGAAGCCAAACAACCCTTTGTTCTACTCACTTCGGAGATCGCCTATTTAAGGCACTACATCGAATTACAGAAGAACAGGTATGGAAGTAAGCTGGATGCTTCCATAAACATATATGGCGAAATAAACGAACTTTATATAGCCCCGTTGTTGTTACTGCCGCTGGTTGAAAACAGTTTCAAACATGGCATCGCCAACTCGATCGGTTCCGGCTGGATAAGGATAGAGGTGGTAAGACAGGAAGACCAGTTTTCTATAAAGATCGAAAACAGCGTGGAAGAAAAGACGGAACCAGCAGGTCAAATAAACGGTGGCATTGGAATAAAAAATGTACGGCAACGATTACAATTGATCTATCCCGGTTCGCATGAATGGAAGGTGGTGGAAGGTGCGCACTCGTACCTGGTAATCATAAAACTAATGACCCATAAATGA
- a CDS encoding glycoside hydrolase family 28 protein encodes MYTNDSLSRRQWLEQLKLPALAVAGAALPAIATHAAPSHNTSDSLPGARIFNVRDFGAKGDGKTLNTKAIQAAIDACNKENGGTVLIPAGDFICGTVELKSNVTLHLSAQGRLLGSTRREDYVAGKGVPPGNGNVVFIFAVNAVNITIEGRGTIDGNGQTFYNGKGDNTGPGQHGVGGNFDRPHLIVFYECTNFLVRDVFLTRSAYHCFRILHCKQVQLQGIRIYNRVNKNNDGFHFNDSQYVHITNCDIQCQDDACALFGSNQFVTVTNCSFSTRWSIFRFGSGEAQNIVVSNCLIYETYGCPVKISSGKARVENLSFSNIIMRNVTGPIGIAFTGKSNAGDAPDTSSFVRNISFNGIRATVVEKPVDHPDIAFGTKMFDGEINSCITLNGVGNAFLENISFTDVHITYAGGGTKEQALKRDVPQVAAEYFGVWATAPFGPPAYGIYARNVRNLTLNNVRFDCEKPDARPAVIFDNVQDASIMGLSAQGSVDSEVIRIINSKDVLIAASRVLTNAGVFLQVEGAASEGIVVNGGDTRKALKPLVLDKGAGKDAVAMG; translated from the coding sequence ATGTATACAAACGATTCGCTTTCGCGCCGCCAGTGGTTGGAACAGCTGAAGTTACCGGCCCTGGCCGTTGCCGGCGCTGCTTTACCTGCCATAGCTACACACGCTGCCCCCTCCCATAATACCAGCGACAGCTTACCTGGCGCCCGCATTTTCAATGTGCGCGATTTTGGTGCCAAAGGCGATGGAAAAACTTTGAATACAAAAGCCATCCAGGCTGCCATAGATGCCTGCAATAAAGAGAACGGCGGTACAGTGCTGATACCGGCAGGCGATTTTATTTGTGGAACGGTAGAATTGAAGTCGAATGTAACCCTGCACCTGTCGGCCCAGGGGCGCTTGTTGGGCAGTACCCGCCGGGAAGATTATGTGGCCGGCAAAGGCGTTCCACCGGGAAACGGAAATGTCGTTTTCATTTTTGCAGTAAATGCAGTGAACATTACTATTGAAGGAAGGGGTACCATTGACGGGAATGGCCAAACATTTTATAATGGCAAAGGTGATAATACCGGTCCGGGCCAGCATGGAGTGGGCGGTAATTTCGATCGCCCGCATTTGATCGTTTTTTATGAATGTACCAATTTCCTGGTAAGGGATGTTTTTCTCACCCGCAGCGCCTATCATTGTTTTCGCATCCTGCATTGTAAACAGGTACAGCTACAGGGCATCAGGATCTATAACCGCGTAAATAAGAACAACGATGGCTTTCATTTCAACGACAGTCAATACGTACACATTACCAATTGCGATATCCAATGCCAGGACGATGCCTGCGCCCTTTTTGGCAGCAACCAGTTTGTTACCGTTACCAACTGTAGTTTTAGTACGCGCTGGTCAATCTTCCGGTTTGGGAGTGGCGAAGCGCAAAACATTGTAGTAAGTAATTGTTTGATTTATGAAACCTATGGTTGTCCGGTAAAGATCAGCTCGGGGAAAGCCCGGGTGGAGAATCTTAGTTTCTCGAATATCATTATGCGCAATGTGACCGGTCCCATCGGCATTGCTTTTACAGGCAAGAGCAATGCTGGTGATGCGCCAGACACCTCCTCCTTTGTTCGCAATATTTCATTCAATGGCATCAGGGCAACCGTAGTGGAAAAACCGGTTGACCATCCGGATATTGCTTTTGGCACAAAAATGTTCGATGGGGAGATCAATTCCTGTATAACCCTGAATGGGGTTGGGAATGCCTTTCTTGAAAATATCAGTTTTACCGATGTTCATATTACGTATGCCGGTGGCGGTACAAAAGAACAGGCGTTAAAACGGGACGTACCCCAGGTGGCAGCTGAATATTTTGGCGTATGGGCAACAGCGCCTTTTGGTCCACCCGCATATGGGATATATGCCCGCAATGTCAGGAATCTTACGTTGAATAATGTGCGCTTTGACTGTGAAAAGCCCGATGCGCGTCCGGCCGTTATTTTCGATAATGTACAGGATGCTTCAATAATGGGTTTAAGCGCGCAGGGAAGTGTTGACTCGGAGGTGATCAGGATCATCAACTCAAAGGATGTGTTGATCGCTGCTTCCCGGGTATTAACCAATGCCGGCGTGTTTTTACAGGTAGAAGGGGCCGCCAGCGAGGGTATTGTTGTAAATGGCGGGGATACCCGAAAAGCATTAAAGCCGCTGGTGCTTGATAAAGGCGCCGGAAAAGATGCGGTAGCGATGGGATAA
- a CDS encoding YARHG domain-containing protein translates to MSVSNPGKILLSLSLAFVFFTGYSNDGAFRSAGNQLIPMYETDISVKKEILTINRIGGRKVAITVYYEFFNPKADKMVEVGFEATSPSGDVNARPVNGHQPFISQFTVNMNDSTVPYKVSIVSDSMYYKNGIYKSKTVAQALKEADNADYVDFFYVYHFKAKFKQGLNIIKHTYTAELSTAVYEDYSYTYILSAAGRWANKQIDDFTLQINMGEYQDLRINNTFFSTLTNWQLPEGTKSIFIKKDKRDKEDKDKTEFYIRKGGLVFQQVNFKPTGELFFVAPGYQWGMGLTQQEIDDNHFSAKRGDPLPFSVEYPDGIHSPADDLSKRILKNLPYARRGYIFKAPELQGYFERQPWYLKDVNYHPDMSALTVKEQEWLKKL, encoded by the coding sequence ATGTCCGTAAGCAACCCTGGTAAGATCTTGCTTTCCCTGTCACTGGCCTTTGTTTTTTTTACCGGTTATTCAAACGACGGCGCCTTTCGCTCAGCAGGAAATCAATTAATCCCCATGTATGAAACTGATATTTCCGTTAAAAAAGAAATTCTGACCATCAACAGGATTGGCGGGCGAAAGGTAGCCATCACCGTATATTACGAGTTCTTTAACCCTAAAGCAGATAAAATGGTGGAAGTGGGTTTTGAAGCTACTTCTCCCAGCGGCGATGTTAACGCCAGGCCCGTAAACGGACATCAACCCTTCATTTCCCAGTTTACCGTTAACATGAACGACTCAACGGTCCCTTACAAAGTGTCTATTGTAAGCGACAGTATGTATTATAAAAACGGCATCTATAAATCGAAAACGGTTGCTCAGGCCTTAAAAGAAGCGGACAATGCCGACTACGTAGATTTCTTTTATGTTTATCACTTCAAGGCAAAATTCAAACAGGGGCTCAATATTATAAAACATACCTATACGGCCGAACTATCTACCGCCGTTTATGAAGACTATTCTTATACCTATATACTTTCGGCAGCAGGCAGATGGGCCAACAAACAAATTGATGACTTTACGTTACAAATAAATATGGGCGAGTACCAGGACCTGCGTATTAATAATACTTTTTTTTCAACCCTTACCAACTGGCAATTACCCGAAGGCACTAAAAGCATTTTTATAAAGAAGGATAAACGAGACAAAGAAGATAAAGACAAAACGGAGTTTTACATCCGTAAAGGGGGCCTGGTATTTCAACAGGTAAACTTCAAACCCACGGGGGAATTATTTTTTGTTGCGCCCGGCTACCAATGGGGCATGGGTTTAACTCAACAGGAAATAGATGATAACCATTTCAGCGCCAAACGGGGAGATCCTTTGCCATTCTCCGTCGAGTACCCGGATGGCATTCATTCACCTGCCGATGACTTGTCGAAAAGGATCTTAAAGAACCTGCCCTATGCACGGAGAGGATACATTTTTAAAGCACCCGAATTACAGGGGTATTTTGAACGGCAGCCTTGGTATTTAAAAGATGTAAACTATCATCCTGACATGTCGGCCTTGACAGTCAAAGAGCAGGAATGGCTAAAAAAACTATAA
- a CDS encoding biliverdin-producing heme oxygenase has product METSSKASVAIKSATALAHAKTEKALIHHIKCIQTEREYGRLLSCLYAFNAPVEQLLEPWVKPVLADYDERRKSNRLLHDLHTLGLTTPPAYKRLPVIKDLFAALGCFYVLEGSVLGGVIIKKIIREQCPKLPDNAFGFFSGYDQQNGLQWQKFLAQFDSLLNDADKKSAAITAANDCFKQFEANINDFYAWDGN; this is encoded by the coding sequence TTGGAGACTAGCAGCAAGGCCTCTGTGGCTATAAAAAGCGCCACCGCATTGGCGCATGCAAAAACAGAAAAAGCGTTGATTCATCATATCAAGTGTATTCAAACGGAGCGTGAATACGGCAGACTATTGAGTTGTTTGTATGCTTTTAATGCGCCGGTAGAACAATTGTTGGAGCCCTGGGTGAAACCCGTGCTGGCAGACTATGACGAACGCAGAAAATCGAACCGGTTGCTGCACGACCTGCATACTTTAGGCCTTACCACGCCACCCGCTTATAAGCGTTTGCCCGTTATAAAAGATCTGTTTGCGGCCCTGGGATGTTTTTATGTGCTGGAAGGCTCGGTGCTGGGTGGAGTGATCATCAAAAAGATCATCCGGGAACAATGTCCCAAATTACCTGATAATGCCTTTGGGTTCTTTTCAGGCTATGATCAGCAGAATGGTCTGCAATGGCAAAAATTTCTGGCGCAGTTTGATTCACTGTTGAATGATGCGGATAAAAAATCGGCAGCCATTACAGCTGCCAATGATTGTTTTAAACAGTTTGAAGCTAATATAAATGACTTTTATGCCTGGGACGGCAATTAG